GGTGACCACGTGATCGCGGTCAACGTCGAGCAGCTGACGGTGACCGCGGACAAGGCGACCAAGAAGATGGTTTACCGCCACTCGGGCTATCCCGGGGGGCTCAAGGCGCAGCGCTACGGCGACCTGCTCGCCAAGCGCCCCCAGGAGGCGCTGCGCCAGGCGGTGCGGGGCATGCTGCCGCACAACCGGCTGGGACGGGCGATGCTGCGCAAGCTCAAGCTCTACCGCGGCTCCGACCATCCCCACCAGGCGCAGCGCCCGCAACCGCATCGCTTGCGGGCACAGACGGGAGAGGATGATGGCTGACCGTTACTATGG
Above is a window of Armatimonadota bacterium DNA encoding:
- the rplM gene encoding 50S ribosomal protein L13, whose product is MPTKTYSPRKQDIDRQWLVVDVAGMPVGRAATEIAALLRGKHKPIYAPHVDTGDHVIAVNVEQLTVTADKATKKMVYRHSGYPGGLKAQRYGDLLAKRPQEALRQAVRGMLPHNRLGRAMLRKLKLYRGSDHPHQAQRPQPHRLRAQTGEDDG